A section of the Rhodobacter sp. genome encodes:
- a CDS encoding class I SAM-dependent methyltransferase, with the protein MGFDSAYQALQDVFWRGRGLGRFRSSRYPERSNVRDDLRDSYGFTGDLADIFCDNTGKVVHKWHHFLPIYERHFAPFRNRPIRFLEIGVSRGGSLAMWRKYFGPEAIIYGIDIDPECAAFQGSDGQVRIGSQADPDFLRRVVAEMGGLDIVLDDGSHVMAHIKRTLETLFPLLDPAGVYMIEDLHTAYWRRFGGGFWRRGNFFNYTRQLVDDMHSWYHVTRPKHPVVSDICRSIQIYDSIVVLEKGRKVMPLHSQIPSPDAAD; encoded by the coding sequence ATGGGTTTCGACAGTGCCTATCAGGCATTGCAGGACGTGTTCTGGCGGGGCCGCGGCCTGGGCCGGTTCCGGTCCTCGCGCTATCCCGAACGCTCGAATGTCCGTGACGATTTGCGCGACAGCTACGGGTTCACCGGCGATCTGGCCGACATTTTCTGCGACAACACCGGCAAGGTGGTGCACAAGTGGCACCACTTCCTGCCGATCTACGAACGCCACTTCGCCCCGTTCCGAAACCGTCCGATCCGGTTTCTGGAGATCGGCGTCTCGCGCGGTGGGTCACTGGCGATGTGGCGCAAGTATTTCGGCCCCGAGGCGATCATCTACGGCATCGACATCGACCCGGAATGCGCGGCCTTCCAGGGCAGTGATGGTCAGGTGCGAATCGGCTCGCAGGCCGATCCCGACTTCTTGCGCCGGGTGGTCGCGGAAATGGGCGGGCTGGACATCGTGCTGGATGACGGCAGCCATGTGATGGCGCACATCAAGCGCACCCTCGAGACGCTGTTTCCGCTGCTCGATCCGGCCGGGGTCTACATGATCGAGGACCTGCACACCGCCTATTGGCGCCGCTTTGGCGGGGGCTTCTGGCGGCGAGGGAATTTCTTCAATTACACCCGCCAGCTCGTGGATGACATGCACAGCTGGTATCATGTGACCAGGCCAAAGCACCCTGTCGTCTCGGATATCTGCCGTTCCATTCAAATCTACGATTCGATCGTCGTGCTGGAAAAGGGCCGCAAGGTGATGCCGCTGCATTCGCAGATCCCCTCGCCCGACGCAGCGGACTGA
- the rpsI gene encoding 30S ribosomal protein S9, which produces MADEIKTLDALKDAVAGAAAAQAAASPAAEPAAPREPKRDALGRAYATGKRKDAVARVWIKPGTGKVTVNGKPMAEYFARPVLQMILRQPFTIANVEGQFDVFATVVGGGLSGQAGAVKHGVSKALQLYDPALRPALKAAGFLTRDSRTVERKKYGKRKARRSFQFSKR; this is translated from the coding sequence ATGGCTGATGAGATCAAAACCCTCGACGCGCTGAAAGACGCCGTCGCCGGCGCTGCGGCCGCCCAGGCTGCCGCGTCGCCCGCCGCCGAGCCCGCCGCCCCCCGGGAACCCAAGCGCGACGCGCTCGGCCGCGCCTATGCCACCGGCAAGCGCAAGGATGCGGTCGCGCGCGTCTGGATCAAGCCGGGCACCGGCAAGGTCACCGTGAACGGCAAGCCGATGGCGGAATATTTCGCCCGTCCGGTGCTGCAGATGATCCTGCGCCAGCCGTTCACGATCGCCAACGTTGAAGGCCAGTTCGACGTCTTCGCCACCGTGGTCGGCGGCGGTCTGTCGGGTCAGGCCGGGGCCGTGAAGCACGGCGTTTCCAAGGCGCTGCAACTCTACGATCCGGCGCTGCGCCCGGCGCTGAAGGCCGCGGGCTTCCTGACCCGCGACTCGCGGACCGTGGAACGCAAGAAATACGGCAAGCGCAAGGCGCGCCGCAGCTTCCAGTTCTCGAAGCGCTGA
- the rplM gene encoding 50S ribosomal protein L13 gives MKTYTAKPAEIEKKWILIDAEGVVLGRLATIVANILRGKNKPTFTPHMDMGDNVIVINADKVQMTGNKRADKRYYWHTGHPGGIKFRTAGQVLDSAHPERVVIKAVERMITRNRLGRQQMTNLRVYAGAEHPHEAQQPTVLDVKSMNPKNTRSA, from the coding sequence ATGAAAACCTACACCGCAAAACCGGCGGAGATCGAGAAGAAGTGGATCCTGATCGACGCCGAGGGCGTCGTTCTGGGCCGCCTCGCCACGATCGTTGCCAACATCCTGCGTGGCAAGAACAAGCCGACCTTCACGCCGCACATGGACATGGGCGACAATGTGATCGTCATCAACGCCGACAAGGTGCAGATGACGGGCAACAAGCGCGCCGACAAGCGTTACTACTGGCACACCGGCCACCCGGGCGGGATCAAGTTCCGCACCGCCGGTCAGGTGCTGGACAGCGCCCACCCCGAACGCGTCGTGATCAAGGCTGTCGAGCGCATGATCACCCGCAACCGCCTGGGCCGTCAGCAGATGACCAACCTGCGCGTCTATGCCGGCGCCGAGCATCCGCACGAAGCCCAGCAGCCGACCGTCCTCGACGTCAAGTCGATGAACCCGAAGAACACCCGGAGCGCCTGA
- a CDS encoding lipo-like protein, which produces MFERLGSVLGRFLERDKPRDQPVIAQDHPALSATIRVGDVLLVEGRARISTAIKYLTQSTWSHAALCVRDLRDGGNLVELVEVTLQDGCHRVPLSKYALFNTRLCRPASLSDTERIAVARYMADRIGYTYDTRNVIDLARYLFPTPPIPVRWRRHMLSLGSGDPTRAICSSLIAQAFQSVRYPVHPQIEMLRQPGTGQTVGRVQGQVWRPRSPTLIVPRDFDLSPYFAVVKPTLTHGFDHHRIPWADAGTGKVLG; this is translated from the coding sequence ATGTTCGAACGCCTTGGCAGCGTCCTGGGCCGGTTCCTGGAACGGGACAAACCGCGCGATCAGCCGGTCATCGCGCAAGATCACCCGGCGCTGTCGGCAACGATCCGGGTGGGCGATGTGCTGCTTGTCGAGGGGCGCGCGCGGATTTCCACGGCAATCAAGTATCTGACGCAAAGCACCTGGTCGCACGCCGCGCTTTGCGTGCGCGATCTGCGCGACGGTGGCAATCTGGTGGAACTGGTCGAGGTCACGCTTCAGGACGGCTGCCACCGCGTGCCACTGTCGAAATACGCGCTGTTCAACACCCGCCTGTGCCGCCCCGCCAGCCTGTCCGATACCGAACGGATCGCCGTGGCGCGCTACATGGCCGACCGCATCGGCTACACCTATGACACGCGCAATGTCATCGACCTGGCGCGCTACCTGTTCCCGACGCCGCCCATTCCGGTGCGCTGGCGGCGCCACATGCTGAGCCTGGGGTCGGGCGATCCGACGCGGGCGATCTGTTCCTCGCTGATCGCCCAGGCGTTCCAGTCGGTGCGCTACCCCGTGCATCCGCAGATCGAGATGCTGCGCCAGCCCGGCACCGGGCAGACGGTGGGTCGCGTGCAGGGCCAGGTCTGGCGCCCGCGGAGCCCCACGCTGATCGTGCCGCGCGATTTCGACCTGTCGCCCTATTTCGCGGTGGTGAAGCCGACGCTGACCCACGGTTTCGACCATCACCGCATCCCCTGGGCCGACGCGGGGACGGGCAAAGTTTTGGGGTAA
- a CDS encoding SseB family protein has protein sequence MDDLPETDLDLTLRHLAEAPADAPRRLALHAELSRAEVFVLLDAEVAGDRMEPRVFALSDGPAVLAFDSEMRLAGFAGEAAYAALPGRVLVPMLAGAGLSLILNPDADHAALLDPPALAWLADTLAAPAPDVAEAVPEGFAAPALPAPVLALLLPALERRLSGLPGLGRAVLAAVRWRGGGRGHVLALSGLPEAAHPPVARAVAEALSLSGLDAGALDVIFPPAPAMATIEGVGLALSPVPAPATTDQIVTPEPAPGANPGLDPSRPPKLR, from the coding sequence ATGGACGATCTGCCGGAAACCGACCTGGACCTGACCCTGCGGCACCTGGCCGAAGCGCCCGCGGACGCCCCGCGCCGGCTGGCGCTGCACGCCGAACTCAGCCGCGCCGAGGTCTTCGTGCTGCTCGATGCCGAGGTTGCCGGCGACCGGATGGAACCGCGCGTCTTCGCGCTGTCCGACGGGCCGGCGGTGCTGGCGTTCGACAGCGAGATGCGGCTCGCGGGATTCGCGGGCGAGGCGGCCTATGCGGCGCTGCCGGGGCGGGTGCTGGTGCCGATGCTGGCGGGGGCGGGTCTGTCGCTGATCCTGAACCCCGATGCCGACCATGCCGCGCTGCTGGACCCGCCGGCGCTGGCCTGGCTGGCGGACACCCTCGCCGCGCCTGCCCCCGACGTGGCCGAGGCCGTGCCCGAGGGGTTTGCCGCGCCCGCGTTGCCCGCGCCGGTTCTGGCGCTGCTGTTGCCCGCGCTCGAGCGCCGCCTGTCGGGTCTGCCGGGCCTCGGGCGGGCGGTCCTGGCGGCGGTGCGCTGGCGCGGTGGCGGCCGGGGGCATGTGCTGGCGCTGTCGGGATTGCCCGAGGCCGCGCACCCGCCCGTCGCGCGCGCCGTGGCCGAGGCCCTGTCGCTGTCTGGTCTCGACGCGGGGGCGCTGGACGTGATCTTTCCGCCCGCGCCGGCGATGGCGACGATCGAGGGCGTCGGCCTGGCGCTGTCGCCGGTGCCCGCGCCCGCCACAACTGACCAGATCGTGACGCCCGAGCCGGCCCCCGGGGCCAACCCGGGGCTTGACCCGTCCCGCCCGCCCAAGCTGAGATGA
- a CDS encoding ATP-binding cassette domain-containing protein: protein MLEFNNVSKSFWTGKTHKVILHDASFRIELGNSVGILAPNGSGKTTIINMMAGLEKPDEGTITRACRVSFPLGFMGGLNHRHTATENARYIARLYQLDPDEVEAFCRWMCDIGEYFDMPVGTYSAGMRARFAFALMLAIEFDLYLVDEGMPATTDANFNRRAGAMLKERLEQATVLIVSHQAETLERYCQSAAVLRDGQLRFYDSLEEAKAIYDYETQS from the coding sequence ATGCTGGAGTTCAACAACGTCAGCAAATCCTTCTGGACCGGGAAAACCCACAAGGTGATCCTGCACGATGCGTCGTTCCGCATCGAGTTGGGCAATTCCGTCGGAATCCTGGCGCCGAACGGCTCGGGCAAGACGACGATCATCAACATGATGGCCGGGCTGGAAAAGCCCGACGAGGGCACGATCACGCGGGCCTGCCGGGTGTCCTTTCCGCTGGGCTTCATGGGCGGGCTGAACCACCGCCACACCGCGACCGAGAACGCGCGCTACATCGCCCGTCTCTATCAGCTCGATCCCGACGAGGTCGAAGCCTTCTGCCGGTGGATGTGCGATATCGGCGAATATTTCGACATGCCGGTCGGCACCTACAGCGCCGGGATGCGCGCGCGGTTCGCCTTTGCGCTGATGCTGGCGATCGAATTCGACCTCTATCTGGTGGACGAAGGGATGCCGGCGACCACCGACGCCAATTTCAACCGCCGCGCCGGCGCCATGCTGAAGGAACGGCTGGAACAGGCGACGGTGCTGATCGTGTCCCACCAGGCCGAGACGCTGGAACGCTATTGTCAGTCCGCAGCCGTGTTGCGCGACGGGCAGTTGCGGTTCTATGACTCGCTGGAAGAAGCGAAAGCGATTTATGACTACGAAACCCAAAGCTAG
- a CDS encoding capsule biosynthesis protein codes for MTTKPKARRFRLRLGDDPTGALRTAVAPQPGATPGANEGPSATRPSSTRDPGAQPSRPQPPRAEGPAQPANRSPERGARPVPDALFDEESGPTRPAPTHPAARNAPRPAPRPAAAQPPAQDRLADTSAPRPAQPVTPAEADIDTIRDSELTGRQLRMAMRVAQRNGIKATSGIEAVRLLRKRGIDPFERSTLLDLAKDETPQSRALTTTEPAQPQLPKTYRQPSPPAKAEPGPGLPSTEVRKMEVSRIQHDIARRRRRRMTLLATRLLVFVGLPTLIAAFYFYVLATPLYATNSEFIVQQADSGSSAGAGALAGMFGGAGLSSNNDSRAVQSYLQSRDAMRRLDAEQGFKAYFQGDNIDPLRRLAPDSTDEAAYRLYESMVQVSYDPTEGIIRMEVIAADPATSERFARALISYAEEQVDQLTQRVRENQMRDAQQHVANAEQEMRDAQQRVLDLQERTQMLSSEVEVTLLTQQITQLESQLNNERLSLADLEANARPNPARLEQAQRRVASLEERINQLRNSLTQGSNGEASVAQLQREQTMAQADVATRQMLLAQAMQQLEAARVEANRQVRYLSLGVTPVAPDEPTYPRAFADTALAFLIFAGIYLMISMTSAILREQVTG; via the coding sequence ATGACTACGAAACCCAAAGCTAGGCGGTTCCGGCTCAGGCTGGGCGATGATCCCACCGGCGCGCTTCGCACCGCGGTGGCGCCGCAGCCCGGCGCCACGCCGGGCGCGAACGAGGGCCCCTCGGCGACGCGGCCATCCAGCACGCGGGACCCCGGCGCCCAGCCGTCCCGACCGCAGCCCCCCAGGGCCGAGGGGCCCGCGCAGCCCGCCAACCGGTCCCCCGAACGGGGCGCGCGGCCCGTGCCCGATGCCCTTTTCGATGAAGAATCCGGCCCCACCCGGCCTGCGCCGACGCACCCGGCCGCACGCAACGCCCCGCGCCCGGCCCCGCGCCCGGCCGCGGCACAGCCGCCGGCGCAGGACCGACTCGCCGACACCTCCGCGCCGCGCCCGGCGCAACCGGTTACACCTGCCGAGGCCGATATCGACACGATCCGCGATTCGGAACTGACCGGGCGCCAGTTGCGCATGGCGATGCGCGTCGCGCAGCGCAACGGCATCAAGGCGACCTCGGGGATCGAGGCTGTGCGCCTTCTGCGCAAGCGGGGCATCGACCCGTTCGAACGCTCGACCCTGCTGGACCTGGCAAAGGACGAGACGCCGCAAAGCCGCGCGCTGACCACGACCGAGCCGGCGCAACCGCAGCTGCCCAAGACCTATCGCCAGCCCTCCCCCCCGGCCAAGGCCGAGCCGGGGCCTGGCCTGCCCTCGACCGAGGTGCGCAAGATGGAGGTCTCGCGCATCCAGCACGACATCGCCCGCCGGCGCCGGCGGCGCATGACCCTGCTGGCGACGCGGTTGCTGGTCTTCGTCGGTCTGCCGACGCTGATCGCGGCCTTCTATTTCTATGTTCTGGCCACGCCGCTCTATGCGACCAATTCCGAATTCATCGTGCAGCAGGCCGATAGCGGGTCCAGCGCCGGCGCCGGGGCGCTGGCGGGCATGTTCGGCGGTGCCGGGCTCAGCTCGAACAACGATTCGCGCGCGGTGCAAAGCTACCTGCAATCGCGCGACGCGATGCGCCGGCTCGATGCCGAACAGGGGTTCAAGGCGTATTTCCAGGGCGACAACATCGACCCGCTGCGCCGTCTGGCCCCCGACTCGACCGACGAGGCGGCCTATCGACTCTATGAAAGCATGGTGCAGGTCAGTTACGACCCGACCGAGGGGATCATCCGCATGGAGGTGATCGCCGCCGACCCCGCAACCAGCGAACGCTTCGCCCGCGCGCTGATTTCCTACGCCGAGGAACAGGTCGATCAACTGACGCAGCGCGTGCGCGAGAACCAGATGCGCGACGCCCAGCAACACGTCGCCAACGCCGAGCAGGAGATGCGCGACGCCCAGCAACGGGTGCTGGATCTGCAAGAACGCACGCAGATGCTGTCGTCCGAGGTCGAGGTGACGCTGCTCACCCAACAGATCACCCAGCTGGAATCGCAGTTGAACAACGAGCGGCTCAGCCTCGCCGACCTCGAAGCCAACGCGCGGCCCAACCCGGCGCGGCTGGAACAGGCGCAGCGCCGCGTCGCGTCGCTGGAAGAACGGATCAACCAGTTGCGCAACAGCCTGACGCAGGGCAGCAACGGCGAGGCCTCGGTCGCGCAGTTGCAGCGCGAACAGACGATGGCGCAGGCCGATGTCGCGACCCGGCAGATGCTGCTGGCCCAGGCCATGCAACAACTCGAGGCCGCCCGCGTCGAGGCCAACCGCCAGGTGCGCTACCTGTCGCTGGGCGTGACCCCCGTCGCCCCCGACGAGCCGACCTACCCCCGCGCCTTTGCCGATACCGCGCTCGCCTTCCTGATCTTCGCCGGCATCTATCTCATGATCTCGATGACCTCGGCGATCCTGCGCGAACAGGTCACCGGCTGA